From a region of the Alnus glutinosa chromosome 1, dhAlnGlut1.1, whole genome shotgun sequence genome:
- the LOC133858470 gene encoding uncharacterized protein LOC133858470: protein MVGAFWGTRVIEIVKKHDSGGLVWKRIKLTPTRKANAKKRLLRVWQNEAVLRACSEPTPSKTSGTGTDVAGDTDSRSS, encoded by the exons atGGTGGGTGCCTTCTGGGGAACGAGAGTGATAGAGATAGTGAAGAAGCACGATTCGGGAGGTCTAGTGTGGAAGCGAATCAAGCTCACCCCTACTCGCAAAGCCAACGCCAAGAAGCGCCTTCTCCGCGTTTGGCAG AATGAAGCTGTCCTTAGGGCATGCTCTGAACCAACTCCTTCGAAAACTTCAGGGACGGGTACTGATGTAGCTGGTGATACAGACAGCAGGAGCAGCTGA
- the LOC133870857 gene encoding nucleolin 1 isoform X1: MGKSSKKSTPKVDAAPAVVQLSKSAKKGKREAVDEIEKQVSAKRQKKDNGLEQTVVKQKIEVKTQKKKKVETSSSDDSSESEEEVKIKTKKGVVATKPPVKVSSSESSDDDSSDESSDEPASKKQAVVAKNGTGSAPPKKDKEASSSDSSDTDSEDEVPKTKVTALSKKLPPAAAKNGPLSALKKEEDSSDSSDSDDTESDEEEDSIKGAAPTAKKVEPSKKMDESESSESDSDEDADPKVPSIGGKTSVKPAQDESDSSEDEESDSEDDDKPAGKQITKPAQDSKKGNGVEESSEEDTDESDEESEEENPKTPMKSPQTPVTPQGQTTSKTLFVGNLSFSVERADVDNFFKDAGEVVDVRFASDTDGRFKGFGHVEFATAEAAQKAIKLNGHDLLGRAVKLDFARERGAYTPNSSKETNDSFQKGGRGQTYTAYVRGFDKSLGVDEIRGALEQHFGSCGEITRLSVPKDYDTGEVKGFAYIDFSNGDNLGTALELNGSELGGEYLTVEEAKPRDGGGSGRGGGWSGGRDGGGRFSGRHGGRGDRGGRGGRGGRFSGGGGGRGGSFRGGRGTPNRPSFAPAGKKTKFDDGDE, from the exons ATGGGCAAGTCAAGCAAGAAGTCGACTCCCAAA gtTGACGCAGCTCCTGCTGTAGTCCAACTGTCCAAGTCTGCCAAGAAAG GCAAGAGAGAAGCTGTGGATGAGATAGAGAAGCAAGTGAGTGCGAAGAGGCAGAAAAAAGATAATGGTTTAGAGCAGACTGTTGTGAAGCAGAAAATTGAAGTGAAGacccaaaagaagaagaaagtggaAACCAGTAGTTCAGATGATTCATCTGAATCTGAAGAAGAG gttaaaataaaaaccaagaaGGGAGTGGTTGCTACGAAGCCTCCAGTGAAAGTGTCTAGTTCTGAATCTTCAGATGATGATTCTAGTGATGAATCTTCCGAT GAGCCTGCTTCAAAAAAACAGGCAGTTGTGGCTAAAAATGGTACTGGTTCTGCCCCTCCTAAGAAAGACAAGGAGGCCAGTAGCTCAGATTCTTCAGATACAGATTCTGAAGATGAA gttcCAAAGACTAAGGTAACTGCATTATCAAAAAAGTTGCCTCCTGCTGCTGCTAAGAATGGTCCGTTATCTGCTCTGAAGAAGGAAGAGGACTCTAGTGATAGCTCAGATTCAGATGATACAGAGTCAGACGAGGAAGAA GACTCAATAAAAGGTGCTGCCCCTACTGCTAAAAAAGTTGAACCATCAAAAAAGATGGATGAGAGTGAGAGTTCTGAGAGTGACTCTGATGAAGATGCTGAT CCTAAGGTTCCTTCAATTGGTGGAAAAACAAGTGTAAAACCTGCTCAAGATGAAAGTGATAGTTCAGAGGATGAGGAGAGTGATTCTGAAGATGATGACAAACCCGCaggaaaacaaatcacaaag CCTGCTCAAGATTCAAAGAAAGGTAATGGGGTTGAGGAGTCGTCTGAGGAAGATACAGATGAATCTGATGAAGAGAGTGAGGAAGAAAACCCCAAGACTCCAATGAAAAGT CCTCAAACTCCTGTTACTCCTCAAGGTCAAACTACATCTAAGACCCTGTTTGTTGGCAACCTGTCGTTCAGTGTTGAGCGAGCCGATGT AGATAATTTCTTTAAAGATGCTGGTGAAGTTGTTGACGTTCGTTTCGCCTCTGATACTGATGGGAGGTTCAAGGGCTTTGGACACGTTGAATTCGCCACAGCAGAAGCAGCTCAGAAG GCTATTAAGTTGAACGGTCATGATTTGCTCGGTCGTGCTGTGAAACTTGATTTTGCTCGAGAAAGGGGGGCATATACCCCAAACAGCAG CAAAGAGACCAACGACTCATTCCAAAAGGGAGGAAGAGGCCAGACCTATACTGCTTATGTGCGAGGTTTTGATAAGTCTCTTGGGGTGGATGAG ATCAGGGGTGCCCTGGAACAGCATTTTGGTTCTTGTGGAGAGATTACAAGGCTGTCTGTTCCAAAAGATTATGATACTGGTGAAGTTAAGGG GTTTGCTTACATAGACTTCAGCAATGGTGATAATTTGGGCACTGCTTTAGAACTTAACGGATCTGAACTTGGAGGTGAATACTTGACGGTGGAAGAGGCAAAACCACGTGATGGTGGAGGCAGTGGTAGAGGTGGTGGGTGGAGTGGTGGTAGAGATGGCGGTGGTCGGTTCAGTGGAAGGCATGGAGGTCGTGGTGACCGTGGAGGCCGTGGTGGCCGAGGTGGCCGTtttagtggtggtggtggcggccGAGGTGGCAGTTTTAGGGGAGGGCGTGGAACGCCTAATAGGCCAAGCTTTGCTCCAGCTG GGAAGAAGACAAAGTTCGATGATGGTGATGAGTAA
- the LOC133870857 gene encoding nucleolin 1 isoform X2, translating into MGKSSKKSTPKVDAAPAVVQLSKSAKKGKREAVDEIEKQVSAKRQKKDNGLEQTVVKQKIEVKTQKKKKVETSSSDDSSESEEEVKIKTKKGVVATKPPVKVSSSESSDDDSSDESSDEPASKKQAVVAKNGTGSAPPKKDKEASSSDSSDTDSEDETKVTALSKKLPPAAAKNGPLSALKKEEDSSDSSDSDDTESDEEEDSIKGAAPTAKKVEPSKKMDESESSESDSDEDADPKVPSIGGKTSVKPAQDESDSSEDEESDSEDDDKPAGKQITKPAQDSKKGNGVEESSEEDTDESDEESEEENPKTPMKSPQTPVTPQGQTTSKTLFVGNLSFSVERADVDNFFKDAGEVVDVRFASDTDGRFKGFGHVEFATAEAAQKAIKLNGHDLLGRAVKLDFARERGAYTPNSSKETNDSFQKGGRGQTYTAYVRGFDKSLGVDEIRGALEQHFGSCGEITRLSVPKDYDTGEVKGFAYIDFSNGDNLGTALELNGSELGGEYLTVEEAKPRDGGGSGRGGGWSGGRDGGGRFSGRHGGRGDRGGRGGRGGRFSGGGGGRGGSFRGGRGTPNRPSFAPAGKKTKFDDGDE; encoded by the exons ATGGGCAAGTCAAGCAAGAAGTCGACTCCCAAA gtTGACGCAGCTCCTGCTGTAGTCCAACTGTCCAAGTCTGCCAAGAAAG GCAAGAGAGAAGCTGTGGATGAGATAGAGAAGCAAGTGAGTGCGAAGAGGCAGAAAAAAGATAATGGTTTAGAGCAGACTGTTGTGAAGCAGAAAATTGAAGTGAAGacccaaaagaagaagaaagtggaAACCAGTAGTTCAGATGATTCATCTGAATCTGAAGAAGAG gttaaaataaaaaccaagaaGGGAGTGGTTGCTACGAAGCCTCCAGTGAAAGTGTCTAGTTCTGAATCTTCAGATGATGATTCTAGTGATGAATCTTCCGAT GAGCCTGCTTCAAAAAAACAGGCAGTTGTGGCTAAAAATGGTACTGGTTCTGCCCCTCCTAAGAAAGACAAGGAGGCCAGTAGCTCAGATTCTTCAGATACAGATTCTGAAGATGAA ACTAAGGTAACTGCATTATCAAAAAAGTTGCCTCCTGCTGCTGCTAAGAATGGTCCGTTATCTGCTCTGAAGAAGGAAGAGGACTCTAGTGATAGCTCAGATTCAGATGATACAGAGTCAGACGAGGAAGAA GACTCAATAAAAGGTGCTGCCCCTACTGCTAAAAAAGTTGAACCATCAAAAAAGATGGATGAGAGTGAGAGTTCTGAGAGTGACTCTGATGAAGATGCTGAT CCTAAGGTTCCTTCAATTGGTGGAAAAACAAGTGTAAAACCTGCTCAAGATGAAAGTGATAGTTCAGAGGATGAGGAGAGTGATTCTGAAGATGATGACAAACCCGCaggaaaacaaatcacaaag CCTGCTCAAGATTCAAAGAAAGGTAATGGGGTTGAGGAGTCGTCTGAGGAAGATACAGATGAATCTGATGAAGAGAGTGAGGAAGAAAACCCCAAGACTCCAATGAAAAGT CCTCAAACTCCTGTTACTCCTCAAGGTCAAACTACATCTAAGACCCTGTTTGTTGGCAACCTGTCGTTCAGTGTTGAGCGAGCCGATGT AGATAATTTCTTTAAAGATGCTGGTGAAGTTGTTGACGTTCGTTTCGCCTCTGATACTGATGGGAGGTTCAAGGGCTTTGGACACGTTGAATTCGCCACAGCAGAAGCAGCTCAGAAG GCTATTAAGTTGAACGGTCATGATTTGCTCGGTCGTGCTGTGAAACTTGATTTTGCTCGAGAAAGGGGGGCATATACCCCAAACAGCAG CAAAGAGACCAACGACTCATTCCAAAAGGGAGGAAGAGGCCAGACCTATACTGCTTATGTGCGAGGTTTTGATAAGTCTCTTGGGGTGGATGAG ATCAGGGGTGCCCTGGAACAGCATTTTGGTTCTTGTGGAGAGATTACAAGGCTGTCTGTTCCAAAAGATTATGATACTGGTGAAGTTAAGGG GTTTGCTTACATAGACTTCAGCAATGGTGATAATTTGGGCACTGCTTTAGAACTTAACGGATCTGAACTTGGAGGTGAATACTTGACGGTGGAAGAGGCAAAACCACGTGATGGTGGAGGCAGTGGTAGAGGTGGTGGGTGGAGTGGTGGTAGAGATGGCGGTGGTCGGTTCAGTGGAAGGCATGGAGGTCGTGGTGACCGTGGAGGCCGTGGTGGCCGAGGTGGCCGTtttagtggtggtggtggcggccGAGGTGGCAGTTTTAGGGGAGGGCGTGGAACGCCTAATAGGCCAAGCTTTGCTCCAGCTG GGAAGAAGACAAAGTTCGATGATGGTGATGAGTAA